From a single Aquarana catesbeiana isolate 2022-GZ linkage group LG09, ASM4218655v1, whole genome shotgun sequence genomic region:
- the PTGES2 gene encoding prostaglandin E synthase 2, with the protein MAARRVHELGALSWRLAGQWRAGVAGLGSGLAARGAVKSCSGYVCVQSQRSLPFTSPHTGLIPLSAGWRGYRTGWRGQEEGRRGWGVMVAVGGALGVLHSMNYVLGEEQKTEEEETQVPVGGVQLTLYQYKTCPFCSKVRAFLDYHQLPHEIVEVNPVMRKEIKFSSYRKVPILLANAGCPIQLNDSSVIISAMKTFVISKQKSLEEIVSYYPALKSTDEKGKAVTEYQNRYWLMLDEQETKQLYASKEAQMEEMKWRRWVDNWLVHLISPNVYRTPGEALASFDYIVREGNFGSVEGLFAKYVGAAAMFFIGKRLKKRHNLQDDVRQDLYKAADTWVKAVGKGKKFLGGSEPNLADLAVYGVLRVMEGLKAFDDMMANTKIKPWYQRMTNAIQEKAALH; encoded by the exons ATGGCGGCTCGCAGGGTACACGAGCTGGGCGCTCTGTCATGGCGCTTGGCTGGGCAATGGAGGGCTGGTGTGGCCGGCCTGGGTAGTGGGTTGGCGGCTCGGGGCGCTGTAAAGAGCTGTAGCGGATATGTGTGTGTGCAGAGCCAGAGGAGCCTTCCATTCACCTCTCCACACACAGGGCTCATCCCCCTCAGTGCCGGCTGGAGAGGGTACAGGACAGGCTGGAGGGGGCAGGAGGAGggcaggagggggtggggtgtgatggTTGCTGTGGGTGGAGCCCTGGGGGTCCTACACTCTATGAACTATGTCCTGGGGGAGGAGCAGAagaccgaggaggaggagacacag GTCCCAGTGGGTGGCGTACAGCTTACACTCTACCAGTACAAGACCTGTCCCTTCTGCAGTAAAGTGCGAGCCTTCCTGGACTATCACCAGCTGCCGCATGAGATAGTGGAAGTCAATCCAGTCATGAGGAAAGAGATTAAATTCTCCTCCTATAGAAAGGTTCCCATCCTTTTGGCTAATGCTGGCTGCCCTATT CAACTAAATGACTCTTCTGTTATCATCAGTGCTATGAAAACCTTCGTTATCTCTAA GCAGAAAAGTTTGGAAGAGATTGTATCTTATTATCCAGCTTTAAAATCAACAGATGAAAAAGGGAAGGCGGTGACAGAGTATCAGAACAGATACTGGCTCATGCTGGATGAGCAGGAAACCAAGCAATTGTATGCTTCTAAGGAGGCACAGAT GGAAGAGATGAAATGGCGGCGATGGGTCGATAACTGGCTGGTTCACCTCATTTCACCAAATGTTTACCGCACCCCAGGAGAAGCACTTGCATCATTTGACTACATTGTACGTGAAGGGAACTTCGGCTCTGTGGAAGGCCTTTTTGCTAAATATGTGGGAGCAGCAGCCATGTTTTTCATTGGCAAGAGGCTGAAAAAGAG GCACAACTTGCAAGACGATGTGCGGCAGGACCTATATAAAGCTGCTGACACCTGGGTTAAAGCTGTGGGGAAGGGCAAAAAGTTCCTGGGAGGCTCAGAGCCAAATCTGGCAGATCTG GCTGTTTATGGGGTCCTGAGAGTTATGGAGGGATTGAAAGCCTTTGATGATATGATGGCAAATACCAAGATAAAACCATGGTACCAAAGGATGACCAACGCCATACAAGAAAAAGCAGCTTTGCACTGA